AAACCGGTTAACGAATCAACCGAATTTTGTCTTAAATAACCGATTTTTGTTGCCTCTGCGACTGCTTTTTTGGCCTCCTTCATAAACGAAATTTGATCAAATCCAATGGGGGCATGGATGTAAAACGTGATCATTCCGGTGTCCTGACACAAAGGCATCGAAGTATCACAGGCGATTTGGATGTTTTCCTGAATGACCTCCATGGCGTATTTCCCGCGGGATTGAGCCGCTTCAGCCCGGGTTCCTTTCTGAATGGCTTTTTGGACGTCAGCAGGAAGTTCCGACGAAGTCTTTCTTAAAAGTTCGAGAAGGGATTGTTTCAGGTTTTTCATACGGATTACCATTTGGATTGGGTGAGGGTTATCTTATACCCGTTAGGATCTTCAATCGTCGCAGAAAATCCATAGCCCTGATCGATGGGGGGCATTTGAAAGTGCGCCCCTTTTTTTCTTAAATCCGAATAGGTCCGATCGAGGTCTTTGACCTGGAAACCAATGGAAATACCCGAGTTGTTATTCGAAGGATCTATTTTAATTTCCGCGGTTTCCGGGGTCAAAGCCAGAGTGGTCCCTTCGGTGGATAACTCGGTCCATTGCGGC
The nucleotide sequence above comes from Nitrospirota bacterium. Encoded proteins:
- a CDS encoding VOC family protein, producing the protein MFTKITYVTLIVKDMQKSIEFYRDVMGIPVKTQMPQWTELSTEGTTLALTPETAEIKIDPSNNNSGISIGFQVKDLDRTYSDLRKKGAHFQMPPIDQGYGFSATIEDPNGYKITLTQSKW